One region of Neisseria mucosa genomic DNA includes:
- the gatB gene encoding Asp-tRNA(Asn)/Glu-tRNA(Gln) amidotransferase subunit GatB (allows the formation of correctly charged Asn-tRNA(Asn) or Gln-tRNA(Gln) through the transamidation of misacylated Asp-tRNA(Asn) or Glu-tRNA(Gln) in organisms which lack either or both of asparaginyl-tRNA or glutaminyl-tRNA synthetases; reaction takes place in the presence of glutamine and ATP through an activated phospho-Asp-tRNA(Asn) or phospho-Glu-tRNA), translating to MTWETVIGLEIHVQLNTQSKIFSGASTAFGAEPNAHASVVECALPGVLPVMNREVVEKAIKLGLALDAEINQKNVFDRKNYFYPDLPKGYQISQLDLPIVEHGKLEIVVGDDVKTINVTRAHMEEDAGKSVHEGLNGATGIDLNRAGTPLLEVVSEPEMRSAAEAVAYAKALHSLVTWLDICDGNMAEGSFRVDANVSVRPKGQAEFGTRREIKNLNSFRFLEQAINYEVEAQIEILEDGGKVQQATMLFDPEKGETRVMRLKEDAHDYRYFPDPDLLPIIISDDQLQKAKAEMPELPKEMATRFVADYGVSDYDARLLTASRVQAAYFEEAAKESGQGKLTANWMNGELAATLNKEGMELADSPITAPRLAALVGKIADGTLSSKLAKKAFEAMWAEPEASIAEIIEKHGLQQMTDTGAIEAMVDEVLANNAKAVEQFKSGNEKALNAIVGQVMKASKGKANPAQVQELIKAKLA from the coding sequence ATGACCTGGGAAACAGTAATCGGCTTGGAAATCCACGTCCAGTTAAACACCCAATCTAAAATCTTCAGCGGCGCATCAACCGCATTCGGTGCAGAACCCAATGCGCACGCCAGCGTGGTGGAATGCGCGCTGCCGGGCGTGCTGCCGGTAATGAACCGCGAAGTCGTTGAAAAAGCCATCAAATTGGGCTTGGCTTTGGATGCGGAAATCAATCAGAAAAACGTGTTCGACCGCAAAAACTACTTCTACCCCGACTTGCCCAAAGGCTATCAAATCAGCCAGTTGGATTTACCGATTGTCGAACACGGCAAACTGGAAATCGTGGTCGGCGACGATGTGAAAACCATCAACGTAACCCGTGCGCACATGGAAGAAGACGCGGGCAAATCCGTGCATGAAGGCTTGAACGGTGCAACCGGCATCGACCTGAACCGCGCAGGCACGCCGCTGTTGGAAGTGGTATCCGAACCCGAGATGCGCTCCGCCGCCGAAGCCGTTGCCTACGCCAAAGCCCTACACAGCTTGGTAACCTGGCTGGACATCTGCGACGGCAATATGGCGGAAGGCTCGTTCCGCGTCGATGCCAACGTATCCGTGCGTCCGAAAGGCCAAGCGGAATTCGGCACGCGCCGCGAGATTAAAAACCTCAATTCCTTCCGTTTCTTAGAGCAGGCGATTAATTACGAAGTAGAAGCGCAAATCGAGATTTTAGAAGACGGCGGCAAAGTACAGCAGGCAACCATGCTGTTCGACCCTGAAAAAGGCGAAACCCGCGTGATGCGTTTGAAAGAAGACGCGCATGACTACCGCTACTTCCCCGACCCCGATTTGCTGCCCATCATCATTTCAGACGACCAGTTGCAAAAAGCCAAAGCAGAAATGCCCGAGCTGCCAAAAGAAATGGCGACACGTTTCGTGGCGGACTACGGCGTGTCCGACTACGACGCGCGCCTGCTCACTGCCAGCCGCGTGCAGGCTGCCTATTTTGAAGAAGCCGCCAAAGAGAGCGGACAAGGTAAGCTGACTGCCAACTGGATGAACGGCGAACTCGCCGCCACGCTGAACAAAGAAGGCATGGAACTTGCCGACAGCCCGATTACCGCCCCACGCCTCGCTGCGTTGGTAGGCAAAATCGCCGACGGCACTTTAAGCAGCAAATTGGCGAAAAAAGCCTTTGAAGCCATGTGGGCGGAACCCGAAGCCTCTATCGCTGAAATCATTGAAAAACACGGCTTGCAGCAGATGACCGATACCGGCGCGATTGAAGCGATGGTAGATGAAGTGCTGGCAAACAACGCCAAAGCCGTGGAACAGTTCAAATCCGGTAACGAAAAAGCCCTGAATGCGATTGTGGGACAAGTGATGAAGGCTAGTAAAGGCAAAGCGAATCCCGCGCAGGTGCAGGAATTGATTAAAGCGAAATTGGCTTAA